In a single window of the Hypanus sabinus isolate sHypSab1 chromosome 15, sHypSab1.hap1, whole genome shotgun sequence genome:
- the LOC132405166 gene encoding small ribosomal subunit protein eS27-like — protein sequence MDVKCPGCYKITTVFSHAQTVVLCVGCSTVLCQPTGGKARLTEGCSFRRKQH from the coding sequence ATGGATGTCAAGTGCCCTGGCTGCTACAAAATCACCACTGTTTTCAGCCACGCCCAGACTGTAGTGTTGTGTGTGGGATGTTCGACTGTTCTCTGTCAGCCTACAGGAGGAAAAGCAAGGCTAACAGAAGGCTGTTCGTTCCGGAGAAAGCAACACTGA